The DNA window CACGTCATGTCACGTCTTTATAAGTCAACTCAACACATTGCGGTCAGTACATTGAATCTAGTCATACATAgatttcacaataaataaatgtaggaaATATATGCGTGGGACGAACAAGTCCTCCTTTATATACTCATTATACTTAGCTTTCAGATAATTAGAGAGATGATGCTCTGGCTGTACGAGGCTGGCTTCGGGCACacgttaataaataagttaacaaACTTGAAACTTCATGTGAGAGAAACAGGAAGGAAAAGTATGGTTTGCTTACCATAGACAATATACAAGATGTTACATGTGTTGCCATGTGCAACAATGCGTACATCGCGGAAGTCCGCGACACACCCGCCGAGGCGAGCTATTGCGAAGTAGTTAGAGTAGTCATTAAATGGCGAGTCCATTCTCGGATTCTCTCCATAGCTTGGACTGCCGCATTCCTTCTTTGCCTTTCATTGTCAGATTGATTCGAAGCTGATTCATTATTCTTGTCAACAAGATCAGTTGTTGTTTCTACATTGCCATGTCTCAAATCtatgtcttcttcttctgcTGTATCTACGTTCTCATTAGTAACGTCAGTGTTCTCATTTATCCTATCTATGCTATGTGTCGTGTCCGTGTCCATGCTATCAGTCCCATCCGTGCTTCCATCTGGTTGCATGTTGGGGTAATCTTCCCTTTGTGTCATTGGTAAGTCCGAATCTTCCTCAACTTCCATTCTCATTGCCTTTGGTGCAGATTCGACTTCCGCTTGATGACCAGATAAATCGGTTTGCGATGGGATGTCTTCAATCTCTAAAGGGTACAAGTGTGATATAGACCttgtaaatatattgttatCAACCTTTACTTTAGCGACTCTGTATAATCCATCAGTACCTTTAATTAATTCGGAGATCCTTCCTACCTTCCAGTTTTCTCTGTTCTTTGTATCACCTTTTATTTGTACAATATCACCAACGCATGGTACATCATGAGATCTGACTCTGGGTTGTTTAGTTGAATGTTTGTAATGTTCCCTTAAACTCAACAAGTACTGATTCATAAACATGTCTCTGTACTCTTTCATGATAGTCTCACCCCGTCTCCATCCTTCTATGAGTTGTTGTTTAGTTGCAGTGGCTGTAATTGGTGCCTTACTCACTGACATCTGGAGTCCTAGACATCTTCCTGGTGTTAAGAAATCGGCTGGTTTCAATACATGTTCCAAACCAGTACCTACATAAGTCAAGGGTCTTGTGTTCACAACACTTTCCACTTCTTTCATGATGGTTAGTAATTGGTTATCGTCAAGCAGATGTTTTTGTAAGGTTCGTTTCAGACAGTGTTTGACTACTGCCACTAGTCTTTCGTATACACCGCCATGCCATGGAGCTAATTGAGGAATGAACTTCCATTGTATCCTTTGATCTGTTGGACCTCCGGTTGTGATTATCTCGGATAACAATTTAAATTGAAGAGCATTGTCAGTCACAATCAAAGTAGGAACACCTCTGGTGGCCATAAATCTTCTGAACGCCAGTAAACATTCTTCCGCAGACATATCCTTTACTATTTCTAAATGTATAGCGCGAATTACAAGGCAGGTAAACAAGCAAATCCAACGTTTTTGTTTACCTTCTGCTTTAACATACATCAGTCCGAAGTAGTCCACTCCTACGTAAGTATATGCTGTTTCATACTTAACTCTTTCAGGTGGTAATGCTGGAGTTTCTGGTAATGTGTAAGGTCCTCCGCCATGTTTCACGCATTGCGGACACTTGTTAATAAACTTTTGTACCTGAGCTCTTCCTTGTGGAATCCAAAAACGTTGTCTGACTATGTCCAGGGTGTGGGGTACTCCAACATGGTAGTTGTTTTCATGCGCCTTCTTTATGGTTTTTGTGGTAAATTCACAATCCTTCGGCAAAAGAATTGGATATTTCGCGTCATATGATAAATCTGAGTGCGTCAAACGACCGCCACATCTAAGGATTCTGTCGACATCCTTGAATAATCTTAGATTGCGGGTAAGATGTGTCATCTTATCGTTGACTTCATCCGGATAAAACTGTCTCTGTATACTTCGTATTTCTTGTACTTCTGAACTTATTCTGTTATTCACATTTTCCCGTGTTTCTGAAAAGATTTGTCTGGTTTCTGTCTGATGCTTCTGTGCCTTGCTCAAGTCAATATtccttttaagttgatttttcGTGTCTGAGTTCAATTCAGCTTTCTGTGTGATGTTATTCGACAGACCCTCCCCCGCCAGAAGAGTAACGTCTCTTGCGGGTCGGTATGGCCAGTTATGAGAATCTTCCTTTAGAAATTTCGGGCCACTGAGCCATCGTTGAAAATCTTCTGTCGAATTAGTTGGTCTAGTTGCTACATCGGCTGGGTTATGTTCAGACGGGACATATCTTACAGCCAAGTTCTTGTTTTTCTTGATTTCCTCTATCCTTCTTGAGATGAATGGTGGCAGCAGCTTTTTAGATTGATACCAATCTATTACTATTTGACTATCTGTCCATAGTACTTGTTGTGATATGTTCACCTGGAGATGTTTCATGACATATTGGATTAGTCTGCTGCCTATTAGAGCTCCTAATAGCTCCAATTTAGGAATCTTTAAATTGTCTTGATCTTTCAAGGGTATTAATCTTGATTTGCCAATAATGAAATTCACTTTGTCTCCTTGCAGTAGATAAACTACGGCTGCATACGCTGACATCGACGAATCTGTGAAACAGTGAAGTTGGCCTTCTTGGTTATTCGTTATGTTCCTAGGCAGGCATATGTTGTGAGTTTGCTTAAGATCTTCTAAGATAGTTTTCCATTCGGCTGCCATTTCTTCAGATAATGGAGCGTCCCAATGCGATTTTGTCTTCCATAATTTTTGAAGTAATAATTTAGCTGGTAATATTATTGGTGCAGCAAAACCACATGGGTCGTATATGGCAGCGATGGTCTTCAGAATACCTCTCTTCGTATAAGCATTCGTGGTGTTCTTTATCCTTAAGCAAATCGTGTCATTTTCTAGGTCCCAATTTAAACCAAGAGTTTTTACAGTTTTATCTGTACTAGCATCTGTTATGTTCTGCATGAGCTCTTTAGAGTTGGAACTCCATTCTCTTAGGTTCATAGATATTTGTTGGAATACCGTTTTACTGTCTTTATACAGACTCATTGCTTCTTTGACGCTGTTCGATCCTGTCAAGACATTATCCACATATATGTCGTTAGCTAGACTCTTTAAACGTTCATCATTGGTTTTAGATAAATGGTATTTGATGGTAGCGTTCAGCAAAAATGGACTGGATATAATTCCGAAGGGAACGCGTGTAAATCTGTAGTGTATAAGATTCTCTTCTACAGCTGGTTTAGACACATCCTTTAGCCACAGGAATCTTGTGACGTCTCTGTCTTTGTCGTGTAAGCCTATCTGTAGGAAAGCCTTTTCTACATCAGCAGTTATTCCAATTTTGTGACATCTGAACTTTATCAGCAAACCAGTTAGATCTTCTAACATCATCGGGTCGCAATACATACATTCGTTAAGGCTTTTGCTGTCCTTTGTCTTTGCTGATGCCTCGTACAAAATTCTAAGCTTTTTCCCCGGCACCGACACTCCATGATGACTAAGGTAATGTATCGGATGGTCAGTATTCCCTTTGTCTTTCACAACTTCTATGATCCTCAGGTTTAGTTCCTTGGTTTTCAGTCGTAGGGCACAATGCTCTATTATGTTTATTCTTTGCACCACAATGACGGCAGATGTGTGTCGTTTTACAGGTAGCTTGTCTATGACCGATTTTCAAACAGATGTAGCAACGGTTAAGTAATTTCCTTTTCCTCTCGGCTAAGGTCTTAAATTTCGTGCAAGCGTCATTGTAATGATCTCCTTGACAAAATATACATTCAATTTTACTTCGTTTTCCGAATGCTTGCGCATTATTCGATGTACTATTGGCTTCATACGTTCTCTTCTTAGACGTGAACGTGTTTGAAAAGGTTGATGTATTTTGTCtatatttatttggtttttctctcatttttataattctaTGTTTAATTCTTGTGTCACAGGTAGGTTTCTTCGGATGTTTATCCCTTATGTGTAAAGTTTCAGTGGTAAAGGTGGCTTCTGTACTTTTAGTCTCAACACCAATCCTCTTGGCATCTTCCTTTGCTGATATTATAGCGTTtaattgttttcttatttcttcGATGGattctgtttttaattttaatttcatttcataaacgaCGTCTTCAGGAAACTTTTCCATGAAAAGAAAtcttaaatgatttttattagtGTCCTCTCCTAGGGACTGTAAGACTCTTAGATGTCTCTCGAGTTCATCCAATGTCTTTCTGCAATCTTGCGGCCTTGCTGCTTTCTTAATCTTGTATAAGGAAGAATAGTGAGCATCAATAATCTGCACTCTGTTGCCGTATCTTTCCTTTAGAGTATCTATGGCAATTTTATAATTATCGTTTGTAGTTTCTAAACCATCGATTATAGTTTTGGCTTCACCCTTTAATGATGCTTTGAGATATAGCAACTTATCCACATCACGTAGGTTTCTTTGATCAATGTTGGAGCTAAACTGGTCCCAAAATTGTGTCCATTCTAGAACCTCACCATGAAAAGATATTAGGTCCAGCTCTGGTAGCTTGCTTCTATTCTTTGTAGGATCGGACGTAACTTGTCTTGTATCCTTATCAACTTGAATTCTTGCCTTAAGTTCGGCTAAAGTGTCATCACCTTCTAGCTGTACTGCGGTTAGATTTGAAATCTCATCGGCGTTAGGGTCTTTAGACAGATTGAAGTACTGATAGAGATCGCTCTGAAATCTTCCAAGTATAGATTGAAGTCTGGATGCGACGACAGATGCTCGTTCTGACTCATCCTTTTCCCATGGACGACACGCACATAGCTCTGATGCTTTGACTTGATGTTCTTTGATGTTTGTGGCAAATGTAGAAAGGCGATCCAGCAGAATAGCTTCCATAATATTCTCTCTTATTCTGGAAACGCATTTTAAAACAAGTTAActtcacataaaaaaattaataatattgtcagGATTTGGTAAAATTTCCATAATTTCACTCAGTGTGTGAATTGTTTCACTAACAGGAACATCATCCTAATTATGACGCATAAAATAGtcaatatatgaatattatccAAAATGAATTAAACTTTCTCATAAGTACAAGTGGTTCAACAtgactaatatgatgatgatgaacatAGCGTCATGTATATTAATAAGTTCTCAAATAGTACTCATGGAATATATcaatactatttattattacttcagGGTTTCATAAGCCATGGTATACACCATGTATTCTTTGAAGTGTACaaacttgttttaattatgttaacTAAGTGTAGTTCCCACTTACAGTACAGACATGAAAGGGTGTCCGTACATACACACtcatattcaatatttattttaccaaaATGTGTAATTTATCTAACACAATATACATGGTTAAAATTCAAAACCTTTATCAcaaaatatttaacatattaATATGTAATCATTATTTGAATATTGCTCTATTATTTCATCATCACTCAATACTAATATAAACAATAGTATTGTCTCATGTATTTGATTGTATTGTAAGCGGTAGATGGCGCTTTTCGGAGTGTAAACtacgtaataaattaattttgtgaGTAAACGATCCAACTTTTAACGAATACGCAATTCGATAGTATATTACACATATTATGTGGCCTTATGCCAAGTTAACATTATATTAATCGTGTTTACGTACCTTGTGATTTTTTCGTAAGAATGTTTATAATCTCCTCATACAGAGAAGTATTTTCGCGTAGAGACGCTTGGTTTCACACTCGGCTCGTTGAAATGTGACAATCCGAACCCGTCAGCACATACGCTGTATTTCTTGAAATTCCTATTTCATAACAATATATTAGTTGGGTCTTATACTCAATTGCAACAAACAATCATTCTAAGTATATTTAATAGCCTCTGACCCAGTAATATAAGCATCTAGGTACTTAATCCTCTCAGGTATCATACGAACTAGTATTACGCAATACGCATTAAAATAGTGTAAGTAAACATGTGAAGCTGTACAGATCAAATTTCTTTCAAGTAAGATCACTTACGTATAGAATTAATACGCAATTATCACTTCCTTTGTAATCTCGAGGGTACGCGTCTACGTCTATCATTTACGCGCATACGCAAAGTTGCGCATTGTAATGGCGTCGCTTGttgtaatgaaataattacgTGATGATTTCTTTGATACTAGGTAAATTCGCTCACAATCACAAAGGATGCCTCATAATCCTTGTACTAGGTTTTATTATCAAGTAAGACGAAATAATATCGATCGATTACTAAAATCAATGATTCAAATTGGATCCGATATCGTATGGGATATGTGCCCATGTCACGTACGCGAATAATCTTTCATTTTACTAATCACATATTCGTAAAGTACTCAcctttgtttcttaataaaatataacactttATTTCAACACTTTCAGCATCGCACAAAACACAATTCACGTAAAACTTCCACTGGTAAATTAATTTCCTCCATCTTGTGAAgtgaacgaatgaatgaatgaagtaGATCGCGTCGCGTC is part of the Cydia pomonella isolate Wapato2018A chromosome 27, ilCydPomo1, whole genome shotgun sequence genome and encodes:
- the LOC133532347 gene encoding uncharacterized protein LOC133532347 encodes the protein MYCDPMMLEDLTGLLIKFRCHKIGITADVEKAFLQIGLHDKDRDVTRFLWLKDVSKPAVEENLIHYRFTRVPFGIISSPFLLNATIKYHLSKTNDERLKSLANDIYVDNVLTGSNSVKEAMSLYKDSKTVFQQISMNLREWSSNSKELMQNITDASTDKTVKTLGLNWDLENDTICLRIKNTTNAYTKRGILKTIAAIYDPCGFAAPIILPAKLLLQKLWKTKSHWDAPLSEEMAAEWKTILEDLKQTHNICLPRNITNNQEGQLHCFTDSSMSAYAAVVYLLQGDKVNFIIGKSRLIPLKDQDNLKIPKLELLGALIGSRLIQYVMKHLQVNISQQVLWTDSQIVIDWYQSKKLLPPFISRRIEEIKKNKNLAVRYVPSEHNPADVATRPTNSTEDFQRWLSGPKFLKEDSHNWPYRPARDVTLLAGEGLSNNITQKAELNSDTKNQLKRNIDLSKAQKHQTETRQIFSETRENVNNRISSEVQEIRSIQRQFYPDEVNDKMTHLTRNLRLFKDVDRILRCGGRLTHSDLSYDAKYPILLPKDCEFTTKTIKKAHENNYHVGVPHTLDIVRQRFWIPQGRAQVQKFINKCPQCVKHGGGPYTLPETPALPPERVKYETAYTYVGVDYFGLMYVKAEGKQKRWICLFTCLVIRAIHLEIVKDMSAEECLLAFRRFMATRGVPTLIVTDNALQFKLLSEIITTGGPTDQRIQWKFIPQLAPWHGGVYERLVAVVKHCLKRTLQKHLLDDNQLLTIMKEVESVVNTRPLTYVGTGLEHVLKPADFLTPGRCLGLQMSVSKAPITATATKQQLIEGWRRGETIMKEYRDMFMNQYLLSLREHYKHSTKQPRVRSHDVPCVGDIVQIKGDTKNRENWKVGRISELIKGTDGLYRVAKVKVDNNIFTRSISHLYPLEIEDIPSQTDLSGHQAEVESAPKAMRMEVEEDSDLPMTQREDYPNMQPDGSTDGTDSMDTDTTHSIDRINENTDVTNENVDTAEEEDIDLRHGNVETTTDLVDKNNESASNQSDNERQRRNAAVQAMERIREWTRHLMTTLTTSQ